The Sphaerospermopsis torques-reginae ITEP-024 genome has a window encoding:
- a CDS encoding zinc metalloprotease HtpX produces MSLQSGLDAFQQGRYQEAVYLLEEFSETSLELSSPDYLTAQMWLMKAYQKIGDIEQAKIIWQKLINSDNPQVREWAEQDRPFFTSANQPSFAKAGRAAATGVTLAMGGVGGNLALASCVTIALLFGMVFVLGLSLVLIYNSSDPMTGLAIAIAITLIFNTAAFFLSPLLMDLSQSWLYHTRWVDLAEIESQSPETGKIIRQVCQQKNITIPRLGIIDDQNPTAFTYGSLPNSARLVVSQGLFTYLDDDEIATVYAHELGHIVHWDFAVMTVASTLVQICYLVYSTARRFSRGGGDNKIKDALQTASLVAYIFYIIGTYLLLYLSRTREYFADHFAAETTGNPNGLSRALVKIAYGIVEEGSRSQEPSRLIEGTRALGIYDHKAAASTGTAYRIASDPQKIGRVFLWDMFNPWGWWMELNSTHPLTGKRVRALSTYAEQLGLPTEFDIGAVIGEGKTLNKSKLYGNFFVDIVLYGAETIGFVLGIIIGLFMLSTSNNPGLLFGMALMGLGVGILVKAFVMFPDYSHAAPTDILLYKT; encoded by the coding sequence ATGTCATTACAATCAGGCTTAGATGCCTTTCAACAGGGACGCTATCAAGAAGCAGTGTATCTGCTAGAGGAATTTTCCGAAACTTCTCTAGAACTGAGTTCTCCAGACTATCTCACAGCGCAAATGTGGCTGATGAAAGCTTATCAAAAAATAGGCGACATCGAACAAGCGAAAATCATCTGGCAAAAATTAATCAATAGTGATAACCCACAGGTGCGAGAATGGGCAGAACAAGATCGCCCATTTTTTACATCAGCTAACCAGCCTAGTTTTGCAAAAGCTGGAAGGGCAGCAGCTACGGGTGTAACCTTAGCAATGGGGGGAGTAGGTGGTAATTTAGCCTTAGCATCCTGTGTCACCATAGCCTTACTATTTGGCATGGTTTTTGTTTTAGGTTTAAGCCTAGTATTAATTTACAACAGTAGCGATCCCATGACCGGTTTAGCGATCGCTATTGCCATTACCTTAATATTCAACACAGCGGCATTTTTCCTGTCACCCTTGCTGATGGATCTTAGCCAAAGCTGGCTGTATCATACCCGTTGGGTGGACTTAGCAGAAATTGAAAGCCAAAGTCCAGAAACAGGAAAAATAATTCGCCAAGTTTGCCAACAAAAAAATATCACAATTCCCAGACTGGGCATCATTGACGACCAAAACCCCACCGCTTTCACCTATGGTTCTTTACCCAACAGTGCGCGGTTAGTCGTCAGTCAAGGACTTTTCACCTATTTAGATGATGATGAAATAGCCACCGTTTACGCCCACGAACTAGGACACATAGTTCACTGGGACTTTGCTGTAATGACCGTAGCTTCTACCTTAGTGCAGATTTGCTACTTAGTTTACAGCACAGCTAGAAGGTTCTCTCGTGGTGGTGGAGACAACAAAATCAAAGATGCTTTGCAAACAGCCAGTTTAGTAGCTTACATCTTTTATATTATTGGTACTTACCTACTGTTATATCTTTCTCGTACTAGAGAATACTTTGCAGACCATTTCGCAGCAGAAACCACCGGCAACCCTAACGGACTTTCTCGCGCCTTAGTGAAAATTGCCTATGGCATAGTTGAAGAAGGTTCACGTTCTCAAGAACCCAGCCGGTTAATAGAAGGAACTCGCGCTTTAGGCATTTATGACCACAAAGCCGCAGCTTCTACGGGTACAGCTTACCGCATTGCTTCCGATCCGCAAAAAATCGGTCGTGTCTTTTTATGGGATATGTTTAACCCTTGGGGTTGGTGGATGGAACTCAACTCTACCCATCCCCTCACAGGTAAACGAGTCCGCGCCCTCAGCACCTACGCTGAACAACTAGGTTTACCCACAGAGTTTGACATTGGGGCAGTTATCGGTGAAGGTAAAACCCTTAATAAAAGCAAGCTTTATGGCAATTTCTTTGTAGATATCGTCCTGTACGGTGCAGAAACCATCGGTTTCGTCCTGGGTATAATTATCGGCTTGTTCATGTTGTCAACTTCTAACAACCCAGGCTTACTATTTGGTATGGCATTAATGGGTTTAGGAGTGGGAATTTTAGTCAAAGCTTTTGTGATGTTCCCTGACTATTCCCATGCTGCACCCACTGATATTCTGCTATATAAAACCTAG
- a CDS encoding glutamate-5-semialdehyde dehydrogenase: MTTVEVVSGLTEIAQKTRLASSKLGVLATEEKNQAINAIALALESAQDEILAANVADCEAAMAEGIAKPLYKRLQLDAHKLRDAIAGVRDVGKLDDPVGKVQIHREIDNGLILKRITCPLGVLGIIFEARPEAAIQIVSLAIKSGNGVILKGGKEALRSCEAIVKAIKKGLSGTAVNPDAVQLLTTRSEILELLKLDKYVDLIIPRGSNSFVRFVQENTRIPVLGHADGICHLYIDQAADFEKAINITVDSKTQYPAACNAIETLLIHSSIAGEFLPQVAEALRMQNVELRGDERTLEILTNIDLATEIDWETEYSDLILAIKMVDSLEAAINHISEYGSRHTEAIVTEDLTAAATFQALVNAAGVYHNCSTRFADGFRYGFGAEVGISTQQMPPRGPVGLEGLVTYKYQMCGDGHIVKNYTGANAKSFTHRDLE; encoded by the coding sequence ATGACTACTGTAGAAGTTGTTTCTGGTTTAACTGAAATTGCCCAAAAAACTCGTTTAGCTTCTAGTAAACTGGGTGTACTTGCCACTGAGGAGAAAAATCAAGCGATTAATGCGATCGCTCTGGCTTTAGAATCTGCACAGGATGAAATATTAGCTGCTAATGTGGCTGACTGTGAAGCGGCTATGGCTGAAGGTATCGCTAAACCTCTTTATAAACGTTTACAGTTAGATGCACATAAATTAAGAGATGCGATCGCTGGTGTGCGTGATGTAGGAAAGTTAGATGATCCTGTTGGTAAGGTACAAATTCATCGAGAAATTGATAATGGTTTAATTCTCAAACGTATTACCTGTCCTTTAGGTGTGTTAGGTATTATTTTTGAAGCCCGTCCTGAAGCAGCTATTCAAATTGTTTCTTTAGCAATTAAATCAGGTAATGGTGTCATTCTCAAAGGTGGAAAAGAAGCTTTACGTTCTTGTGAAGCAATAGTTAAAGCTATTAAAAAAGGTTTATCTGGTACTGCTGTTAACCCCGATGCTGTGCAATTATTAACAACGAGATCAGAAATTTTAGAACTTTTAAAATTAGATAAATATGTAGATTTAATTATTCCCAGAGGTTCTAATTCTTTTGTGAGGTTTGTTCAAGAAAATACCCGCATTCCCGTTTTAGGTCACGCCGACGGAATTTGTCATCTTTATATAGATCAAGCGGCTGATTTTGAGAAGGCAATTAATATTACTGTAGATTCTAAAACTCAATATCCTGCGGCTTGTAATGCCATTGAAACTTTATTAATTCACAGTAGTATTGCTGGGGAATTTTTACCCCAAGTTGCTGAAGCTTTGCGAATGCAAAATGTAGAATTAAGAGGTGATGAACGCACTTTAGAAATTTTAACGAATATTGATTTAGCAACAGAAATTGATTGGGAAACAGAATACAGTGATTTAATTTTAGCCATTAAAATGGTTGATTCTTTAGAAGCAGCAATAAATCATATTAGTGAATATGGTTCTCGGCACACAGAAGCCATTGTTACAGAAGATTTAACAGCAGCAGCAACTTTTCAAGCTTTAGTTAATGCAGCGGGAGTTTATCATAATTGTTCTACTCGTTTTGCAGATGGTTTCCGTTATGGTTTTGGTGCAGAAGTGGGAATTAGTACCCAACAAATGCCACCTCGTGGACCTGTGGGTTTAGAAGGTTTGGTAACTTACAAATATCAAATGTGTGGTGATGGCCATATTGTGAAAAACTACACTGGTGCGAATGCGAAATCCTTTACTCATCGAGATTTGGAATAA